accagcaggttgacatgttttgttttttttgataatGTGTTCTGTATGAACTGTGTTGAAATGACAAAGACTTGTTGAAATGACCTGGATGGGTTGCAAACTGCCACTGTAGCCGAATTTAGAGCACCAGCACTTGAAATCTtgcaagaaaaataattaaCCTTTGAGGCTCTTTTTTAATGCTCAGCAAAATAAATGTGGCATCTCCAAATAttcaaaactaaatttaaataTTTGCCAAGTTATGTGTTATATTGTTAATGCAGTATTTTCATCCCCTTCTTAGCTCATATCAGAACCAGAACTCAGAGATGAAGACGTGGATGATGACCACATTGCGATGAGAAATGACCCCTGACTTTACATAGTTCATAGTCACCTCCACCTTAAGATCCCTGGGGCCAATGATTGGTTTCACCTGCTGAACAACACCTGAGGGAGGACACAGATTGGGATGAGTGACTCAAATTCATTTTTGGCACAGATATGCACAAGGTAAATGCAATGTCAGTGTATGCTATATAAGAAGGGATTTAATAAAGGATTAGCTGCCTGGTTCCAAGTGATACTCTCTCCTCTTACCCATAATCATGCCTTGGTGGGAGCGTTTCACCACATCAAAAGAGGACTGTTCATCTGCAGCCACAATTTCAAAGAAAACATCAGTTGCACCAGGGGGAGGAGCAAGGTTAGCCGCCACAGCTGTCCGCAGGAAAACTATTTCTGTTGAAGAAGTCGGTTCAAAGTTTTTGTTAGTCTGATAGAGGCAAACCACCAAGTGCATTCAGTTCTTCAAATCACATATTTATGCTACAATTAAACAATAGTTCTGTGGGCTGAAATATGTACTTGAGTCTTATGCACTGTGGCAGGTTGGTGGATGGAAAGTTTTATTTCAATGAGGCTGCAAATAATTTTAGAATTTGCTATTACAAGCTATTACAGCAATTGAGTTAAATAATATGATACAGAATACTAGAACAAATTCATACTGGCATAATAGAGACAAAGGCACATGCATAAAATCAAGCATAAATGTTACAGACTTATGAAGTGAAGCTGTTTCTACTTCAGTAGTTTttacttcattcattcacttcatCGTACCCTCTGGTCCAGTGAAGTCTCTGAAGGTTGGCAGAGAGAGGACACTGTGGGTGATGAGGTGGACGGGGTCCAGAGAACAGCCGATGTCATTAGGTTGGCAGGCCTTAACACAACGCACACTGAATGAAGCATCTTGTTTGGATCTGAGATGGACAGACAGCCGTGatttcaaaaaaagaagaaaaaggagtaAGTATGGAAGGATTCAGAGTGGGGAAAACTGGTTTTATGACATGTGCCAAAGAAAGAGGAATACAGGCCTACAGATAATACATAATCTATAATCTATTCAGCAGTATTGTCAGAGAATCTTTTGACCAAAATTCTACAGTTGAGTTGAGCGAGAAAAAACCTGGCAACACCTGAATAGCCCCATAGACCTCTATGGTTAACCAAGCGACGAGTGCCTTAAAAAGAGGCCAAACCCTGATTCCAAAACCTGGAATCACATTTGTGAGGGTTCCCCGATGTGAAGACAGTAGCGCTTTCAAATGCAACCTCAAAAACTGCAGCAAGAGCAGAGCCATGTAATTAGCAGCAAGCAGGTGAGTCCAAGTTGTTCGCTAGGAGCCAGAGGCCAAAGCCGCAGAGATGATTGTGTGGTATTCCACACCAGTGAAATGCCACCAAGGAAAAACGGGGCTGGTAGAAAACCAGCAGAGGGTGTGTAAGAATGAATGTCATTTGAGTTTGTCCAGTGACATCATCTTCACATTgtagaagaaggaaaaacatcGAAATTTTGACATAATCGGCAGAAATTCATCTCCAAATGACTGAAGTGTCTTTCCaaagtataaattaaaaaaaaaaaagggatacTATTATTATCATACATCATTCCACTATTTTTACGTTAGGAGGTTACATAATTCAAAGATTTTGGAGAATTACAGTCGCATATATTTCATATCTTTGCCTTTTCAATCAGCTGCATGTGCACCAAACCCTGAAAACCACCAGCAGGAAAGTGGAACAGTGGAAAATTTGTCTGGTTGCATTTATCCAGCTGACCAACACAGCTACTGGCCTTTTGGTATCATTTACAGCAAATCAACTGATAACCACCCAACACCAACACTAAAAGCACCATCCATCACATGAGCTGTAATGCCGCTCCACCACTAATTGAGACCCCATGCTGGCTGGGCCCCAGGTGCCCATAAATAAGTGCCACGATTATTTTTCTTGCTGTCTGCTAAGGCGAGGCCTGTTTGATCATATGGTGAGGCCGCTTGGAACAGATCATAGGAAAAATTGGTTTCTACATTAAAAACGaccacagaggaggaagcaCGAGAGTAGTGGCATAAACCATTGCCGGTGTGCGTATATGTGCTCAGATATTAAAGAGTGAAAAGCCATTTTTATCTGTCACGTTTTAATTCCAAACACATAGAGAGAACACATAGAGGGGAGCTGCCGCAGAGACATGAGGTAGACTGAGCTGCCATTAATACTTAATGCATATGAACAATATTGACACAGTGTTAGGGGGTCGCCAGCAGCTAATGAGCCCCATCTAGTGGTAAAAGAAATGTCCTAATATTTGTAATACCTACTGCTACATCCTATCctagaataaataaaaaggcatcGAGAGTAGTTAAAATAACTGGTTCACTCGTtccttttctcatcttttttttttttttaactacactttaaaatacagaaaCGTAAAAAgaatcaatcttctcatctaactctcagcatggaagtgattttttttccaccacaaatgtttttttttttcttaataatcCACTTTTCCTTCATATGAACTATCTATCTCTGGCTTTCCATCCAGAGCATAATAGCAGTTAATGAGAGACAATTTTCACACTCTCCGTGACTTCAGAGCACATTAAGGCATATTAAAGAGCGTTTTTTTGGCACTCAACAAGAATCATAGATTTGTCGCTTATTAACTGCAATGAAGGGTGGATGGAAAGCAGGAGCTGTGACCTCAGCATAAAGAAAAGGatggatgaaaatgaaaaccacatATGAGTGGCGAATACAAAGGGAGAAGCATATTCCCTTAACTTCCACAGAGACTTCTAATATGGCAGTGTTCTGGAGGGTCGTATGGGCTGCTCGTGTGTGACAAACACAGCAATCTTGGCCATGTACAGATGTGCTGTTCCGTAACGAATCAGCCTCATCTCCACGGTCAAAAAGAAGTCCCGGGGCTCAGACAAGGCACGGCGCAGTGAGATCACTCCTCCATGGGCCTGCTGCTGCACGGCAAAGTATGCCTCCTCGTCCCCGGACACTATGTTCAACAGCATCTCGTCTCCCAGAACTGAATTGGACGGCCCCATCCGGAAAATGTCAGCGGGGACGGGAGCGTTGGTGGGGAAGCTGATGTTGTAGAAGGAGATTCTCAGCGGAAGTGAGAAACACGACGCAGGATCCCGCGTGAACTCGCAAGTTACGCGCTCGCAACGGctgaaagggaaaaaatgaaaggaagggCTCATTGGATGGAGGGCAGGAATGGCTGAGGGAGTGACAAATGAAAGCTGGAGAGTGAGATAGGAGTTTGTGACCGAAAGCTGTGGGGTGTGAGTGTAAATGAGAAAGACAACAGGACAGAGCCTTAATACTAGACAACAGGCGAGTAAGATGCATCATGCGAAGCTCAGGGGAAGAATCAACCCTTTCATTTTGACAGCTTGACATAACCAAGCAGCCATCAGCTCTTACCCATGTGTTGTCTGCCGGAAGTTTTGAGGACATTCAAAGGACATGCAGCGAAATCCTCCCTGGACGTTAAAGCAGTTCTCAGAGACAGAACAGGTATGGGTCCCTGCTGCACATTCATCAATGTCTGAAAAACATAGGAGGAAAAAAGGTTAGACATGCTAGTAATTTCCAATTTAGATTTCACATGTACGCTCTGACACAGGACTATATCTATAATTTTCCATCCATCTGTACCTTCATTGCATATCTTGTATATATCATATTATTGCCTGCCCTTTTGCAAAACATACCTTAAGTACTTAAATTTATATTCTGCCCTAAACAGGTGTATTTTTACACttgaaaaatgtctgaaatctGTGGAGGTTTAAGGTTTGCCTGCTGACCTTGACACATGCGTCCATTGGGCGCGAGCGTGTAGCCAGTGGGTGGGCAGGTACAGTAGAAACTCCCTGGGGCGTTGGAGCAGCGGTAGGAACAAACATGACCTCCAGCAGGCAGAGCACACTCATCGATAtctgagaggagcagaggagaatgGCATCATATCTATATGAGATCCCTGAGTTACCCTGTAAAATACACTGTGCATATTAAAGCGTCCAAGCTCTAGCCTTTAtctgaagaaaaagacagacagtacCTTCGCACGTTATCCCATCGATGTCACTCAGCTGGTAACCACGGCGACAATAGCACTGGTAGGAGCCATAGACATTGGCACACTCCTGGCTACAAGGGTTGGCCTCACACTCATTCACATCTGTCAGTGTACAGGGAAAGGTACAACATGTTTCTACAAACAGGGTTTTCTTTTTACGGCATGAAAACTACTCTTCATCCAGTTGCTGACTTCTCTATCCTGAGTAAGAAACTCAGTGTTTAACAGGAGCTCAGGAATAATTCAAGtcttaatgaatgaatgaaacgcAAAGTGAGTTTACCATCACAGTTTCTGCCATCGTGGGACAGTTTGAAGCCAGTGGTGCAGCTGCACAGGTAGGACCCCTCTGTGTTCTCACACTTGTGGGCACAGAGTCGTCCTGGGTAATGCCTGCATTCATTAATAtcttaaaaacacagaggacgGGTTTTGAAATTAGAGATTTGCAACACTATTCTGATCTAAAAATGCAAACTCAGATTAAAACTGAGACAATCATAAAAATTTTATATTCCATACTTTCTGTATGTGCCATTTCATTCCCCTCAACTCACTTTAAATTTTCtcacttcaaaatgtttttttaatggttgaTATATAGGATACATTAgtataattaaaacaaaaagacagtgaTAAATACTGTACCTTCACACAGTTTGGTGATGCTGTTGAAGATGAAGCCCATTCTGCACTCACAGCGGTATGATCCCACAAGGTTCACACAGCCATGGCCGCCACAGACGTTGCCTGTACGACACTCATCTACATCTATAAGAGGACAGAAGCGAGGtggaagaaagacagatgaaggGGAACAACAtctcattattttaaaaaaggaaaatcaaggTGAGATATAATTATATCTTTCAGCACTGGAGACTttacaaatggcaaataaattTTGACAGTATCTACCTTCACAGCGTGATCCGTCCTCAGTCAGATGATAGCCTCGCCCGCAAGTGACTGTGTTCCTGCGACAGGTGTAGGAGCCCACTGTGTTGATACAAGTGTGGCCAGGAAGGCATGGACTGGTATGGGCCACGCACTCATTTATATCTaatgagacataaaaaaaagacattcagcACCTTCACCTTTTACCTATGGAATGTCTTTATTTGACAGTGACACCAAACTCACCGATACAGCTGCCGGCGGCGTCCTGAATGAAACCGTCAGGGCACCTCTCCTTTGGGTGGCAGCGGAATGAGCCAACTGTGTTGGTGCACAAAAAGTCTGCTCCACAGTTATGGGTCCCCAAAGCACACTCATCAATGTCTGGAACATGCAAGATGATCACAGAATAAATATAGTTTGCATAAATCTTGTTTGAACAGATATTGTAAACTATAAAGGACGTCCTGTATGTTTTTACAACTTGATATAAAGCAGTATCCTGTAATTATATCAAACTATGACTGCAGAATTAAAAGAGATGTTAGGCACTCTCAAGCCACCAATGTTGTGATTTGGATTTTGTGTTTACAATTTCTGCAGTGCTCCTGACTTGTTACCTTGGCAGTTGTTGTTGTCTCTGAGCTCATACCCTGTACCACAGCCGGTTTCCCTCTGGCAGCGAAACGAGCCCTCTGTGTTAATGCAAATTTGGCCGAGGACGCAGTTGTGACTACCCAGCAGACACTCGTTCacatctgtggagagagaggTCCACTGGAAAATCAGAAAGTCTGCCAATAATGTCAACATGCTAAgatgctcacaatgacagtgTTAACATGCCCACTGTACTTGTACATTAAGGCATCAATAATTAGAATCCAGTAACATACATTATTCTAAGATGGGTCATTGtgcataatgagtacttttacttttggttCTTTCAACTGTCAGACCAACACTGTCATCCTTAGAGCCATGGCCCTAAACACTGTAGCTGAAGTAGCTGATGACATTTAAGATTTGTGGTAAAGTCAAGCTGCCATTTACTCTACTTACCCACACATTTGACTCCATCTTTTTCCAGCTGATAACCATCGTAACAGGCACATGTGCCATTACCTACACACAGCTGGGAGCAAGTGGAgtctgaaaacagcacagagacaacacggagaggaagaagacatcACAGTGTACAGTCTGTGTCCCAGATCACAGGAATCATGTCAAGaggctgatggaaaaaaaagccaccaAGAGGCTGGTGCTTAAGCCTCTTAGGGCTCTTAATATAACAAAGGAGATCACATTAAGATATGAGGGTGCCAAACCTTTACAGGAGCCCAGTCCCTCTGGAGTGGCAGTAGTGCTGGTCTTAGGCTTTTCTGTTGCTGGAACtatagaaaaaaacaatcactttACAATCATGTAGGATTTTtcgttctttctttttctttctttgtttttttttacagtgaacacAATCAAATTCCCAGCATAACTAAAGGGGACAGGGGTCAAACACCTTGTCAGGCAGTAAAAGCCCACAAGTCTCTGAATGTTCTTA
The nucleotide sequence above comes from Toxotes jaculatrix isolate fToxJac2 chromosome 22, fToxJac2.pri, whole genome shotgun sequence. Encoded proteins:
- the LOC121176206 gene encoding fibulin-1-like, with product MKRATLSPMAQWIILLLSLYGVLHGQEIQPPTVQECCQDGRDRALGGHDCTILPLISSSHTCRIAQEQCCAAVVLDKLCDNGIKLAHSQGACERPFFQGDPWETQISKMCCDCCVLGLMAASRDSSYELQGLLLGRQCAYTAKTCCGKNTTEEVKPNAEVPATEKPKTSTTATPEGLGSCKDSTCSQLCVGNGTCACYDGYQLEKDGVKCVDVNECLLGSHNCVLGQICINTEGSFRCQRETGCGTGYELRDNNNCQDIDECALGTHNCGADFLCTNTVGSFRCHPKERCPDGFIQDAAGSCIDINECVAHTSPCLPGHTCINTVGSYTCRRNTVTCGRGYHLTEDGSRCEDVDECRTGNVCGGHGCVNLVGSYRCECRMGFIFNSITKLCEDINECRHYPGRLCAHKCENTEGSYLCSCTTGFKLSHDGRNCDDVNECEANPCSQECANVYGSYQCYCRRGYQLSDIDGITCEDIDECALPAGGHVCSYRCSNAPGSFYCTCPPTGYTLAPNGRMCQDIDECAAGTHTCSVSENCFNVQGGFRCMSFECPQNFRQTTHGSKQDASFSVRCVKACQPNDIGCSLDPVHLITHSVLSLPTFRDFTGPEEIVFLRTAVAANLAPPPGATDVFFEIVAADEQSSFDVVKRSHQGMIMGVVQQVKPIIGPRDLKVEVTMNYVKSGVISHRNVVIIHVFISEFWF